The Coffea arabica cultivar ET-39 chromosome 1e, Coffea Arabica ET-39 HiFi, whole genome shotgun sequence genome has a window encoding:
- the LOC113688931 gene encoding AP2-like ethylene-responsive transcription factor PLT2, with the protein MGSMNSNNWLSFPLSPTHSSIPAHLQTAQSHHFSLGLVNENIDNPFQNQEWNLINTHGNSEVPKVADFLGVGKSENQSEIVSYSELQANDSDYLFSNSSLVPVPNALAAAASNNYELQESGSSMQSLTLSMGSGKGSTCETSASVDNSNSSIVEAAPRRTLDTFGQRTSIYRGVTRHRWTGRYEAHLWDNSCRREGQSRKGRQVYLGGYDKEEKAARAYDLAALKYWGTSTTTNFPISNYEKELEEMKHMTRQEFVASIRRKSSGFSRGASQYRGVTRHHQHGRWQARIGRVAGNKDLYLGTFSTEEEAAEAYDIAAIKFRGLNAVTNFDMSRYDVKAILESNTLPIGGGAAKRLKEAQALESSRKREEMIGLGSSFQYGSSSSGPFQAYPLMQQPFDAQPLLTLQNHEISEYSQDSQYQSYIQTQLQLHQQSGSYLHPSSHNSHFYNNYLQSNPVLLHGLMNMGSSSSVMDNNGSSSGSYSGGYLGNGLGMTSNSTSGNARGSAEELGLVKVDYDMPSGTYTGWSGESVQGSNPSVFPMWND; encoded by the exons ATGGGGTCTATGAACTCAAACAACTGGCTATCTTTTCCTCTTTCACCTACTCATTCTTCAATACCAGCACATCTTCAAACTGCTCAGTCTCATCATTTCTCTTTAGGGTTAGTCAATGAAAATATTGACAATCCCTTCCAAAACCAAG AGTGGAATTTGATCAATACTCATGGCAACAGTGAAGTTCCTAAGGTGGCTGATTTTCTTGGTGTCGGAAAATCCGAAAATCAATCTGAGATTGTGTCATACAGTGAACTACAAGCTAATGACTCTGATTACCTGTTTTCAAACAGTAGTCTAGTTCCAGTACCAAATGCCCTAGCAGCTGCTGCCTCAAACAACTATGAACTTCAAGAAAGTGGGAGCAGTATGCAGTCTCTAACTTTGTCCATGGGTAGTGGAAAGGGTTCAACATGTGAGACTAGTGCAAGTGTCGATAATAGTAATAGTAGTATTGTTGAAGCTGCACCAAGGAGAACATTGGACACATTTGGTCAAAGAACATCGATATACCGAGGTGTAACAAG GCATAGATGGACAGGAAGATATGAAGCTCATCTATGGGATAATAGCTGTAGAAGGGAAGGTCAGTCGAGGAAAGGTCGTCAAG TTTACTTAG GAGGGTATGACAAGGAAGAGAAGGCAGCTAGGGCTTATGACCTCGCAGCACTGAAATACTGGGGCACATCAACTACCACCAATTTTCCA ATAAGCAACTATGAGAAGGAACTTGAGGAGATGAAACATATGACTAGACAAGAATTTGTTGCCTCGATCAGAAG GAAGAGCAGTGGCTTCTCTAGAGGAGCTTCCCAATATCGTGGAGTAACAAG GCACCACCAGCATGGAAGATGGCAAGCTAGGATAGGAAGAGTAGCAGGAAACAAAGATCTTTACTTGGGAACTTTCA GCACTGAGGAAGAAGCAGCAGAAGCGTATGACATTGCCGCCATAAAGTTTAGAGGCCTCAATGCAGTCACCAATTTCGACATGAGTCGCTATGACGTGAAAGCAATTCTGGAAAGTAACACTCTGCCAATAGGTGGAGGGGCAGCCAAACGGCTCAAGGAAGCACAAGCACTAGAATCAtcaagaaaacgtgaggaaatGATAGGTTTAGGTTCAAGTTTCCAGTATGGGAGCTCAAGCTCGGGTCCTTTCCAGGCATACCCTTTAATGCAGCAACCATTCGATGCTCAGCCCTTACTGACTCTGCAAAATCACGAAATCTCGGAATATTCTCAAGACTCACAGTACCAAAGCTACATCCAAACGCAATTGCAGCTGCACCAACAATCAGGCTCTTACTTGCACCCATCAAGCCACAACTCCCATTTCTACAACAATTACCTTCAAAGCAATCCAGTATTGCTGCATGGGTTGATGAATATGGGTTCTTCATCCTCTGTGATGGACAACAATGGAAGTTCAAGTGGGAGTTATAGTGGAGGGTACTTGGGAAATGGACTTGGCATGACTTCAAATTCTACTTCTGGAAATGCACGAGGCTCAGCTGAGGAACTTGGATTGGTTAAAGTTGACTATGATATGCCATCTGGAACTTACACTGGATGGTCTGGGGAGTCTGTTCAAGGCTCAAATCCCAGTGTTTTTCCAATGTGGAATGACTGA